From the genome of Scleropages formosus chromosome 22, fSclFor1.1, whole genome shotgun sequence:
TCATTACCCACCTCTGCTTTTATTTGTCTATCACACTTGGGGTGTTTCAACATAAGACCCCCTCGCTCAGGTGATGCAACCTGGGTTGATCAGACTCCAGCCTGTATCCGGGTGGCGCTACCTTGAGGCCATTTCTTACCTctcctgatccacagccatcAGACACCCTCTCCGCAGCATCAGTAGCAGCTTTAATGGTCTTTCCCTCTGACTGCATATGATACCCAACACATTGTACACTACACCCCACTTCCAGTGGGTACACACCTTGTCCTCTAACCTTCCATCATCTCCCAATACttaattttcttcctgtcaTTGGTCTCCTTCATGTCTTCTTTCCATGGGACTATAAGTTCCAGCAAGACAACCTGTCCAGGAGCTTCAGACATCATCACAGTGTCTGGTCTTTGCAACATCTCTGTGATAGAGGCTGGAAATCTCAGTAGCCTTCCTATGTCAACCAACAACTGCCTGCCATGTGCAGTCACCAGAAATCCAGAGCTGTTTCTGGGTAGCAGTTCTGCTCTTTCACCCTCCCTGACAAACACTATAGCTCACCTTGCTGTTCAACAGGTCCTGCAGGTCCTATTAGTATTGCTCACACTGATAGACTCTCCCACAACGTTGAGCACCTGGTCATGGGGCCAACAATGGCTCCCCTCACTGCTCACAGGATGTGCTCCAGTATCTATCTCTTTGGACATAACAAGTGTGATGGAGGGTCAACTTTTCCTCAACTGAACAGGTTAGATTTTGAAGCCATCATAGACTGCCTGGTTCAAGAACTTCATATGCTGAGGCTCTACTCTCCTAAGCTCTTCCCACCTTGTCCACTCCTAGTCACCTGTCTTGTTGAGTGCACCTCCTGGGTTTCTCCTGTTCCTGGGCCTTGTCATCTCTCTGTACACTCAACTTCCTCCTTGTCCTCAGCTCAGTGCCCGTACTACAGCACTTCCCTCACGTGTGTCCCCTGAAACTCCTCCTGTAGGCTCCTGAACAGGAACTTTAGCTTGTTGCTCTGCCCCTACAATGCGATGCTGCTCAATCTACGAGGTAGACCAAGCCAGCTACTGATTGAAGATCACAGCAAATTCTTCGATAACCTTCTCCTAATGGGCTTTCATTTACTAGTGCTGCTTTAATGATgtctaaaataaattttttatagTAGTAGTTATAATATTCAAAAGATGATGCCTATGTTTCAGTCGATGCCATACGTGTTTCACTCCTGGAGAAATATGAACCATTTTCTAGCCCTTGGCGCCTGGTGCTTGTGGAGGCCGTAGAGAGACAAGTGTGTATCATCTGCTCCTCTCCCAACTGTTGACACCATGCATTCAGTGGATGGGAACGTAGTAATCCTTGTTCACACCCTTCCCATCAGGAAGGAATATTGACCAATCTGTTGAACTGAATTATTCCTTGTAAAGAAATAAGCATCCTAGTGCTTCAGGgaatgctgggaattttttccCTACACATGGAGAAATAGGGTGTTGGGAGATGGACTCTTGCTTTCTGTTGCTTTGGCATCTGTTACTTTTGCTCATCACAATGCTGTTTGAAAGCCTGAGTCACACTCAGCTGTGGTCTCACTACACTCCACATTATTGACCAAATTCTGATCCTTGCTATATCATGCATCCTGCAGCTGACACTTCATTTTAACAACATTATGTATGGGGTTCAAATAATATTTTAGGAATAAGCACAATTTGCATGCTCTTAATTATTATGAGAAGCcttatttttaatgcaacttttttaaaatgaaatattaatgtattattgtGCTATTGAATTAGGTGGCAGAGCagctcagcaggtagcagtgCCTTGCAGCACCTCAGCTACGGGCTTCAATGTGGCtcgctgtgtggagtttgcatgttctctcaaTGTTCTTGCGTGCTTCCCCatacagtccgaagacatgtttCATGCGAattgtgaattggtgactctaaattgccagaGGTGTGTATGTGCGAGTGGCAGTGTGTGATTTTCCTGCAACGttctggcatcccatccagagtatACCCTACTTGCCTTGCGCTCCATGCGTCCAGTgtaagctctggaccaccgtgactctGCACTGAAACAAAGATCTGATACTAATGAACGAACGAGCGAATCACGCTGCCCCAGTGTCGTGAAACGTTACGTTCTGTACTGGTTGCCAGCGGCCAGTGAACCCTGCCTTTCAGTTGTAGTGCTGGGCCTTGGTCTTAGAACTGAGAatcaattaattttgctttcatttttcttttaggTGGTGCAGCCGAAACCAGAGAGGTCGGTAAAGGGGAAGAGGAGAAGGGTGTTCAGATAGATGTGCCCCAGGGACACCAGCACCGCAGCACCCAGCAATACTGCAAGACTGTTAAGGCGAAAGGACGTGTGCTGTCAGCGCGTTGCGTTCTGATTTCTGCCACCCACTCCTTCTGTACTCGTTATTTCAACAAACCTTTACGTTACGGTCCGTAACTAAACTCGCCTTGTGTCACGTGTTGAAGGAAGGGGGAGTGTGAGCAACAGAAGTTGTGATAGATGGAAAGGAATCAGAGAAAAGATCAGAGGGATTAGCTCCACCCCAACCAGCTCTTCATTtgaagtgtgtgcgtgtttttttttttttttttttttttttggtgaacattttaaatagcGTACATGAGTCTTAGAATTAAGTCTGTGAAaagtgtgtggatgtgtgtgtgtctgcacatgTATACTACATCAGGGTTACAAGGGTTGACTTGAATGCCAGACTACAGGATTGTGGCTGTGAGGCCTAGagtgtactctgtgtgtgtgtgtgtgtgtgtgtgtgtgtgtgtgtgtgtgtgtgtgtgtgtgtgtgtgtgtgtgtgtcctgctgttACTGAGCCTGCTCCGTGACGCAGTCCCACTTGCCTGCAGTTGCACCCTGCATGTTCAGCTGTTCTTTTACACTTGACTAGTAGCCTGGGGCTCCGATCCTGTCGGCTGGCTCTCTCAAAGGGATCCAAATCCACGCTCCCTCCCCCAAACGAAACCTTGAAGCGACCTGGGAATTTCTGTTGGAACCGCAGTTTCTTCCATTCGATTGGAAAACAGGAGTTAATCGTGTCCCCGTTCTTAAATTCAGGTGTGTTGAGCTGTGTGTGAGCGGTAGTGGCATTTTTCTCCAGTAGGAATAACACTGAGTCATAGTAGTAGTGGGTCTTTCGTACGACTGACTGCCAGTTCTTATTCAATATAGGCACCCGTTActtattgtatttaaataatgaaaagttatAATGAAGCAGATTATGCAATTTTTACTATTGGattttgtatatatgtacagttttagtattttattttgtactttttagAAAAAGTTTTCAACCCAACATCCTTTTCATATTCAtggttgcttttgttttgtacagatacttttaaaaaaaaaaatgaactgtagctttgtttttatatgggagttaattttttatttaacagattaAAATGATTACCAACAGATAAGCCTTGCTGCTTGTTTTTAAGAACAAATGCACTGAAAGCATGTTTAATGGTTCTAGCATCTTTAATAGTTTCCaacaccacagtccaaagtaCAGTAGAGTCCATTGTAGGCCATGACAAAGCAGAGCTCAGCTTGGCCTGTGGTGGTCAGTGTTGATTATTATACAGGGACAATCACAAGCAAATGAGCATGAAAATATAAGGTACACAGGCAATATATACAAGCATCCTTTCAAGATGTGCCCTAACACAGACACCCCATCTAATTATGAAGACCAGGTTTTGACACTTAAGATGACAACTTTAAATAGGATTTTTTTGAAATGTGATTCATCTTCCATAGAAAAACATGACTCAAGTGCAATATTAATGAAACTTCAGCTGATCCAAGTGTGAACCCAAAGTAAATTCGAACAAACCAACTCTAATAGACAAGGGGGTCCAAATCTAAATATAGCTAAAATGTGGATTGAACAACATCTGCAGTGTTTGTCGTTCTATTTATTTCATCCCTCAGGCAGTGTTGGCCTGTAAGGGAGCAAGAGGCAGATTCACTGGCTTTACAAGCTGCAACCTGAGACAAGGGAAGCAAACTCAAGAGCAGGCGATTGGATATTGTACTATGGGAGCATTTGGTCGCTCTTAAAATCTTTTCCCCAACCGTTTGGAAAAAGGCAGCGGTGGAGAGAGGGGCAGAGATGGGAGAGAACAGCTGCACACGCTCATGTTCCCCCTCCACTTTCCATCGCTACTTGTAAAGAGACATTTATTTTGCCACTTTCTTCATCCGCTGGTCCAGAGCTGCAAAATTCTCCTCAATTGCCTGGAGATTCTCCTTCATGGTATGCTGCACCTAAAAGCCACACCACAGTAGTTGAGGGACAATTCAGTTCCATTTACTCTAATGGGTATAGAtatagtaccagtcaaaagtttgagctgTTTTGTCCTCAAAGCATTTGGTTAACATTGAAAATGAGCCACCATATCTTCCCAGAGCTTCTGCAGCAGTCCCCACACGTGTAAGGCACTTGTGAGCTGCTATGTTTTCACTCCTGTCCAGTTAATCCGGAACAAGATTGGCCAGGCgcgctcaaacttttgactggcactccACAGCCTGGAATACATGCAGTACGTAACAGAAAAACTGCTAGCGCAAAGCAACAGAAAGTGACATTGTCTTCTAGGTTATGAGAAGACAGCACAGGAAAGAAACCCTACCTGCGTGAGCAGTGAGCTGTTGTCCTTCAGGGAGTTGTTGATCATTTGCTGAGTTGTGTCCAGATGAGTGAGCAGCTGGCCAAACTGCATAGCTAAGGGGGACAAGAGACCAAATCAGCCCTCAGGCTTCAGTTGGAGGCACTGAAGGAGGACTGCAATGAGAATCAGtggagtaccttgctcatgcaGCTCCTTTACAGCTACCAGTCGCTGCACCACCTGGGGCAGAGAGGTTGCCATGGCGTCCCATTTCTGGATGACATCATAAAGCTGGGACACCTGGGAaataagggggggaaaaaaaaaaatacagctgtctAGTGATACAACAATGCATACAATtatcaaatttacattaatgtatTTGATTTCTGCACTCAAGAGCAGGTGGCCCGCATAATGAAGGCAGTACCAACCTTGTTCTTTGTCTCAGCGTCCTCAATGGCAGTCTTGTGCTTTGCAATCTCGTTCATCTTACCCAAGACGCTCTGAAAGACACGGAAGAGGAGTTCGGACTCCGTTCAGACAGGAGTGGGACGAGGTGAAGCAGCCCGTCATCGGACAATCACCAACACGTCACGCCATGTCCACATTCAGCGTTCCACTCCTTTGTTAATGCTGCAAAGCACTTGTACTGAGGTCCACCTTCTGGAGGTCAAGTTAAACACAAGCTACAGCCTTGTTCGCGCGCAGCAGCTGGTACCTGCAACCTGGCCTCCACCTGGTCCAGCGTAGCTGAGTCTAGGGCGCTGACCCTCGCTTCCAGCAGCTCCAGGGTTTCCTGAGCAAACAAAACAGGAGGTCACACACAATAGACCAACATCCAAAGGAAGGTCTGCCATCTGGGAGGTGCTCACGGTTTACACTGACCAAGAGGGCAGAGACTCACCATCAGACTGCCTCCCTGCACTCTAGCAGTCAGAGGACTCTGGAAGAGAGGACACGGCATAAATGGTAAAAGTGGTCTCTATCCCAGGTGTGCCACGTTGCGCATGCAGTGCTGGAGTCTCGCATACCTGTTTGTCAGAGCCACTCCCCATTGCCGTCTCCAGCTCTGACAGACGCTTCTCTAATTCGGCAATCTAAGTGGGAGAAACCCGTGTGAGACATCTCGCCGTTGTccatactccccccccccagccccatctGACTGTCACCTTGGCCGAGTCGACAAATCGCTCCTGCTCAGGCCGACTGTGCAGCTCGTACAGGACCACCCCGTCCGGGGCTTTGGCCCCCCCAGATTTGCTGTCACTCCCCGCACTCCCCCGGCTGCCCCGCGCCACCTCCAGCTGGGTGAGCAGGCGCCTAGCGAGGGACACACGGAGGACAATAAGTCGCTGGTGCTTTCTCGTGCTCGCCAGGCCTCCCTCCTTCCCAACCATCCCCTCCCTCACTTGGCCAGGGCTCCATCAGGGTCAGCCAGGTTGATGTGGGCCTGGGGGCCCAGCAGAGAGTCCAGGTGCGCAGAGACAAGCTGCTGCTTGAGCTGAGCGGCCTGCTGGGCCAGCAGCACTGGGGTGAGCCTCTCCTCGGCACTGCTCTCGCGAGTCGTCGCCTGGGGACAGAGCAGTGCTGTCAGTCAGAGTGACAGTCCATCCTCATTTCTCTACTCCGTGTTCCTCTGCCTACCAGCTCACAGGTGCTGGACCTGAGGTTACAACCCAGTGAGTGACTTGATTCTAGAACTACTTTTCTTGGAAAATATGTATATCACTACATGATCTTAACACAAACAATGACATCAATGACAAGAAAAATAACACCATGACATTAAGGGTAACAAATTACCTATATACTTATTTATGTTGGACATTGAATAATCTGCCAAAGGTTATGTTCTAAAATGTTTACCAGTTTAATTTCTATTGTAACACTCATAAGAGATAATGAGGTATGTGACTGATTTTCATGCTATCTAGGCAGGATTGTACTGTAGGTgacaaaggaaaacacaaagtgcaaaatgtgaaattctgccagaactatattttttttgccatggaCGCTAAAATTATGATTTAGCTTTAAGTGGctcctttgtcattttttttgtgggtCCTGTATAGTAAATATCTCAATATGTATTTAatgcacttgtattttttacaagacgtacatcactttggaga
Proteins encoded in this window:
- the dctn2 gene encoding dynactin subunit 2 isoform X2, whose translation is MADPKYANLPGIAFNEPDVYETSDLPEDDQAQFESELEELCSDSVERIVVNPNAAYDKFKDKRVSTKGLDFSDRISKSRRVGYESGDYEILAVGCGVKETPQQKYQRLVNEIQELTQEVDNIQATTRESSAEERLTPVLLAQQAAQLKQQLVSAHLDSLLGPQAHINLADPDGALAKRLLTQLEVARGSRGSAGSDSKSGGAKAPDGVVLYELHSRPEQERFVDSAKIAELEKRLSELETAMGSGSDKQSPLTARVQGGSLMETLELLEARVSALDSATLDQVEARLQSVLGKMNEIAKHKTAIEDAETKNKVSQLYDVIQKWDAMATSLPQVVQRLVAVKELHEQAMQFGQLLTHLDTTQQMINNSLKDNSSLLTQVQHTMKENLQAIEENFAALDQRMKKVAK
- the dctn2 gene encoding dynactin subunit 2 isoform X3, which translates into the protein MADPKYANLPGIAFNEPDVYETSDLPEDDQAQFESEELCSDSVERIVVNPNAAYDKFKDKRVSTKGLDFSDRISKSRRVGYESGDYEILAVGCGVKETPQQKYQRLVNEIQELTQEVDNIQATTRESSAEERLTPVLLAQQAAQLKQQLVSAHLDSLLGPQAHINLADPDGALAKRLLTQLEVARGSRGSAGSDSKSGGAKAPDGVVLYELHSRPEQERFVDSAKIAELEKRLSELETAMGSGSDKQSPLTARVQGGSLMETLELLEARVSALDSATLDQVEARLQSVLGKMNEIAKHKTAIEDAETKNKVSQLYDVIQKWDAMATSLPQVVQRLVAVKELHEQAMQFGQLLTHLDTTQQMINNSLKDNSSLLTQVQHTMKENLQAIEENFAALDQRMKKVAK
- the dctn2 gene encoding dynactin subunit 2 isoform X1, giving the protein MADPKYANLPGIAFNEPDVYETSDLPEDDQAQFESFVQEELCSDSVERIVVNPNAAYDKFKDKRVSTKGLDFSDRISKSRRVGYESGDYEILAVGCGVKETPQQKYQRLVNEIQELTQEVDNIQATTRESSAEERLTPVLLAQQAAQLKQQLVSAHLDSLLGPQAHINLADPDGALAKRLLTQLEVARGSRGSAGSDSKSGGAKAPDGVVLYELHSRPEQERFVDSAKIAELEKRLSELETAMGSGSDKQSPLTARVQGGSLMETLELLEARVSALDSATLDQVEARLQSVLGKMNEIAKHKTAIEDAETKNKVSQLYDVIQKWDAMATSLPQVVQRLVAVKELHEQAMQFGQLLTHLDTTQQMINNSLKDNSSLLTQVQHTMKENLQAIEENFAALDQRMKKVAK